In Prunus dulcis chromosome 1, ALMONDv2, whole genome shotgun sequence, the following are encoded in one genomic region:
- the LOC117618720 gene encoding putative receptor protein kinase ZmPK1, with product MAATCFFFVLLSLALFSPLAVSSASYTDLSAGSSLSVENPADTLTSSNGMFSAGFFQVGENAYSFAIWFTEPSPTHNLTVVWMSNRDQPVNGRGSKLILQKNGNLILTDAGKSTIWSSNTVSNSCTKLLLHDNGNLVLLTLQGLALWESFASPTNTLLPQQPLTRNTKLISSRSLTNYSSGFYSFYFDNENTLRLLYNGHELSSIYWPDPWRVSSEVGRSTYNNSRIAMFDHLGSLSASDNFSILSADYGAKLQRILKIDADGNVRLYSRAQQGGTWVVSWQAVSAPCKIHGICGANSFCSNVPSFGRKCSCLPGYEMRNKIDWSYGCQPQPAGHHLNLSWSCNNSTAAQDAFSFMHLPHVEFYGYDYGFYSNYTLERCRVLCLELCCAGFQYKYDPWNGIHNCFPKAQLENGRRTPGFDGDLYLKLPKSILSSYDASAEESNYVCSDELTRSLNRTYEKSGPNGSVKFMLKFAYALGVAEIVCVFLVWSFMSRRTGREDSDVVMKGYLHAATGFRRFSYSELKKATRGFIEVIGRGGGGTVYKGLLSDQRVAAIKQLNGANQGEAEFLAEVSLIGKLYHMNLIEMWGYCVEGKHRLLVYEYMENGSLAEKLSSNVLDWKQKFEIAVGTAKGLAYLHEECLEWVLHCDVKPENILLDSNYNPKVADFGLSKLLNRGEQSNLSFSRIRGTRGYIAPEWVQNMRITSKVDVYGYGIVVLEMLTGKSPAEIVQAIEDGEETHEKMMVTWVRDKMNEAFANAESQMGDDYEQGRLEILVKVALQCLEEDKDARPTMSQVVEMLLHHENN from the coding sequence ATGGCTGCAACATGCTTCTTCTTTGTCCTTCTTTCCCTGGCACTATTTTCTCCTTTGGCAGTTTCATCAGCATCCTATACTGATTTGAGCGCAGGCTCATCTCTTTCAGTGGAAAACCCAGCTGATACCTTGACTTCATCAAATGGCATGTTTTCAGCAGGGTTTTTTCAAGTGGGTGAAAATGCATATTCCTTTGCAATATGGTTCACAGAGCCATCCCCAACTCACAACCTCACCGTGGTTTGGATGTCAAACCGTGACCAGCCGGTCAACGGTAGGGGCTCCAAGCTCATCTTGCAAAAGAATGGTAATCTTATTCTAACAGATGCTGGCAAATCCACCATCTGGTCTTCCAACACTGTTTCCAATTCATGCACCAAATTACTTCTTCATGACAATGGCAATCTTGTCCTCCTCACTCTGCAAGGTCTTGCTTTGTGGGAAAGCTTTGCTTCACCAACAAACACCCTTTTACCTCAACAACCACTCACCAGAAACACAAAGCTTATCTCTTCAAGAAGCCTCACCAACTATTCCTCTGGCTTCTACTCTTTTTATTTCGACAATGAAAACACTCTCCGCCTTCTCTACAATGGCCACGAGCTTTCGAGCATTTACTGGCCTGACCCTTGGCGTGTAAGCTCGGAAGTTGGGAGGTCCACATACAACAACTCTAGAATTGCCATGTTTGATCATTTGGGCAGTCTAAGTGCATCGGACAATTTTAGCATTTTGTCAGCGGATTATGGTGCAAAGTTGCAGAGAATACTAAAGATAGATGCTGATGGTAATGTCCGATTATACAGCCGAGCACAGCAAGGAGGTACATGGGTTGTTTCATGGCAAGCCGTTTCGGCACCATGCAAAATTCATGGAATTTGCGGGGCTAATAGTTTTTGCAGCAATGTCCCTAGTTTTGGTAGGAAATGCTCATGTCTTCCAGGATATGAGATGAGGAACAAAATTGATTGGTCTTATGGGTGTCAACCTCAACCTGCAGGTCATCATCTCAATCTGTCCTGGTCCTGCAACAATAGTACTGCTGCTCAGGATGCGTTCAGTTTTATGCATCTTCCTCATGTTGAATTCTATGGCTATGATTACGGTTTCTATTCAAATTACACCTTAGAAAGGTGCAGAGTTTTGTGCTTGGAATTGTGCTGCGCAGGGTTCCAATACAAATATGACCCTTGGAATGGTATTCATAATTGTTTCCCTAAGGCTCAATTGGAAAATGGACGCCGCACGCCTGGTTTTGATGGAGACCTCTACTTGAAACTACCAAAATCCATCCTTTCCTCCTATGATGCTTCAGCTGAAGAATCCAATTATGTGTGCTCAGACGAACTCACAAGATCACTTAACAGAACGTACGAAAAAAGTGGTCCAAATGGTTCTGTTAAGTTTATGCTTAAATTTGCATATGCGCTGGGAGTAGCTGAGATTGTTTGTGTCTTTCTTGTTTGGTCTTTTATGAGTAGAAGAACTGGCCGAGAAGATTCAGATGTGGTTATGAAAGGATACCTTCATGCTGCAACTGGATTTAGAAGATTTAGTTACTCGGAGTTGAAAAAGGCCACACGAGGTTTCATAGAAGTGATTGGAAGAGGTGGGGGAGGAACTGTATACAAAGGCTTATTGTCTGATCAAAGAGTTGCAGCAATCAAGCAACTGAATGGTGCTAACCAGGGGGAAGCAGAGTTCCTTGCAGAAGTGAGCCTCATAGGGAAGTTGTACCACATGAATTTGATAGAGATGTGGGGATATTGTGTGGAAGGAAAGCATAGGCTCTTGGTGTATGAGTATATGGAGAATGGTTCCTTGGCAGAAAAGTTATCTTCCAATGTGCTTGATTGGAAGCAAAAGTTTGAAATTGCTGTGGGGACAGCAAAAGGTCTGGCTTATTTACATGAAGAATGCTTGGAATGGGTTTTGCACTGTGATGTAAAGCCTGAGAACATACTTCTAGACTCTAATTATAATCCAAAGGTTGCAGATTTTGGACTTTCCAAGCTACTAAACAGAGGTGAGCAGAGCAATTTGAGCTTTTCAAGGATCAGGGGAACCAGAGGTTACATAGCGCCGGAGTGGGTTCAGAATATGCGCATCACTTCCAAAGTGGATGTTTACGGCTATGGGATTGTGGTGTTGGAGATGCTGACTGGAAAGAGCCCAGCAGAAATTGTTCAAGCAATAGAAGATGGAGAGGAGACACATGAAAAGATGATGGTTACATGGGTGAGGGATAAGATGAATGAAGCATTTGCAAATGCAGAGAGCCAAATGGGAGATGATTATGAACAAGGTAGACTTGAAATTCTTGTTAAAGTGGCTCTTCAATGCTTAGAGGAAGACAAAGATGCAAGACCCACAATGAGTCAAGTTGTTGAGATGCTTCTACATCAT